Proteins from one Paenibacillus sp. J23TS9 genomic window:
- a CDS encoding CopG family transcriptional regulator, with product MSDNEVKVGVSNKDGQLGFLFTRGGLREGAGRKGIGVTKKVSLTLTDEMWANIEKHCADHQVSRSEVIRHMIEFYYSS from the coding sequence ATGAGCGATAATGAAGTCAAAGTCGGGGTCTCGAATAAGGATGGTCAACTAGGTTTTTTGTTTACAAGAGGTGGTCTCCGGGAGGGGGCTGGCAGAAAAGGCATTGGAGTGACCAAGAAGGTTTCATTAACCTTAACGGATGAGATGTGGGCCAATATCGAAAAGCATTGTGCAGATCATCAAGTATCCCGCTCAGAGGTTATCCGCCATATGATTGAGTTTTATTATTCATCATAG
- the dnaN gene encoding DNA polymerase III subunit beta, translating into MRVAVTRDALINALQHVLKAVSANSPMPILKGIHIQAIVNGLIFTASNTSMTIQYTVPQNSSSLKVLENGGIVVPARYFHEMIRKLDDGFITLEIQEHFILTITTGSSRIRLCGMDCAEFPSMNRSENGSVHKYQMNNALLKSSIGQVTTAASVSDARPVLTGVFFEYTEHRFKLTATDGIRFASRTLHIEEHINAGINVIIPAKNLNEIAKMLNAEDEITDIEVGANQIRFIANELQIQSVLIGGAFPSVNIPQLYSSEIMMETACLLRAVERVFVLAGSSIIRLAAASGKLDISSATAEVGDVRDEVPLMERSGEDFTISLNGKLLMDILRCMDSGYVRLRFAGKMSPVVILPMDEPSSSTLFLITPVRTAN; encoded by the coding sequence TTGCGGGTCGCAGTAACCAGAGATGCTCTTATTAACGCTCTACAGCATGTACTAAAGGCAGTTTCAGCGAATAGTCCAATGCCGATTCTGAAAGGAATACATATTCAAGCAATTGTAAATGGTTTGATCTTTACAGCAAGCAATACAAGTATGACCATTCAATATACGGTTCCCCAAAATAGCAGCTCTCTGAAGGTGTTGGAGAATGGCGGTATTGTTGTACCGGCACGTTATTTTCACGAAATGATTCGTAAGCTTGATGATGGGTTCATAACATTGGAGATCCAAGAGCATTTCATTCTCACCATCACAACAGGGAGTTCACGAATTCGGCTATGCGGAATGGACTGCGCAGAATTCCCGTCTATGAATAGATCGGAAAATGGTTCTGTCCATAAATATCAAATGAACAATGCTTTATTGAAATCATCGATCGGGCAGGTGACAACGGCTGCCTCAGTATCTGATGCCAGACCCGTACTAACGGGGGTCTTTTTTGAATATACGGAACATCGGTTCAAGCTAACGGCTACGGATGGAATTCGTTTTGCCTCCCGGACTTTACATATTGAAGAGCATATCAACGCCGGCATAAATGTGATTATTCCAGCAAAAAATCTGAACGAAATAGCAAAAATGCTGAACGCTGAAGACGAGATCACAGATATTGAGGTGGGTGCCAATCAGATCAGGTTTATTGCCAATGAACTGCAGATTCAGTCAGTTCTCATTGGGGGAGCTTTTCCATCTGTAAACATCCCGCAATTATATTCTTCTGAAATTATGATGGAGACGGCTTGTTTATTGCGTGCCGTTGAGCGCGTATTTGTACTGGCTGGTTCAAGTATCATTAGGCTGGCAGCTGCATCGGGTAAGTTAGATATATCATCCGCGACCGCTGAAGTTGGAGATGTCCGGGATGAGGTTCCATTAATGGAACGAAGCGGCGAGGATTTTACCATAAGCCTAAACGGTAAGCTTCTCATGGATATACTTCGTTGCATGGATAGCGGGTATGTGCGATTAAGATTCGCCGGAAAAATGAGTCCAGTCGTTATTCTTCCCATGGATGAGCCATCCTCGTCCACGCTCTTCTTAATTACACCGGTAAGAACCGCGAATTAA